The genomic DNA AAAGAGTGGGCGGAGCCACTAAGCTTCGATCCGCCCAGCAAAACTCGCCCGCATGCTTTTCTTTTACGTCCTCAgagcacacataaacacacaggacCTGCCGCTGTGACTCTCATTCGTCTTTGTTTGTGCAACGAAGAAAGCATAGCCATGAGTGGAAGGGGCAAAGGCGGCAAAGGACTCGGAAAAGGAGGCGCCAAGCGTCACCGTAAAGTTCTCCGTGATAACATCCAGGGAATCACCAAACCCGCCATCCGCCGTCTGGCTCGCCGTGGCGGAGTGAAGCGTATCTCTGGTCTGATCTACGAGGAGACCCGCGGTGTGCTGAAGGTGTTTTTGGAGAATGTGATCCGTGACGCCGTCACCTACACCGAGCACGCCAAGCGGAAGACCGTGACCGCCATGGACGTGGTGTACGCTCTGAAGAGACAGGGC from Oreochromis niloticus isolate F11D_XX linkage group LG10, O_niloticus_UMD_NMBU, whole genome shotgun sequence includes the following:
- the LOC100695624 gene encoding histone H4, with protein sequence MSGRGKGGKGLGKGGAKRHRKVLRDNIQGITKPAIRRLARRGGVKRISGLIYEETRGVLKVFLENVIRDAVTYTEHAKRKTVTAMDVVYALKRQGRTLYGFGG